From the genome of Nocardia sp. NBC_01503, one region includes:
- a CDS encoding tyrosine-protein phosphatase, translated as MNFFNISRVRRSLLSAIFVPVAAVALTAGVGAVADAAPAAAGPTKIDLQGAVNVRDLGGYWTYDGAKVKSGKVIRADALGKLTDADVQKLGGLKLQTVVDLRTNAEVQGLGADKLPAGVPLVARPIDDTGMFVKMSQAIQSRDPQQQQALLGDGKAEQIMGDVYRSFFTADSLSKFGQTVRDLANTGNATLYHCTAGKDRTGWLSYVTLRAVGVPESVARQDYLLSNRYRAAADAATRAQLKQAGYMRNPDLLIPLQEVRDDYLDIAVDQVNSQFGDFGKFLTQGLGLDAGTILKLRKNLVG; from the coding sequence ATGAATTTCTTCAATATTTCGCGTGTTCGACGATCCCTACTATCCGCGATTTTCGTACCGGTCGCGGCGGTGGCACTGACAGCCGGGGTGGGTGCGGTGGCCGATGCCGCACCGGCGGCCGCCGGGCCTACCAAGATCGATTTACAGGGCGCGGTGAATGTTCGGGACCTGGGCGGGTACTGGACCTATGACGGGGCGAAGGTCAAGAGCGGGAAGGTTATTCGGGCCGATGCGCTCGGCAAGCTGACCGATGCCGATGTGCAGAAGCTCGGCGGGTTGAAGTTGCAGACCGTCGTCGATCTGCGGACCAATGCCGAAGTGCAGGGGTTGGGGGCCGATAAGCTGCCCGCGGGGGTTCCGCTGGTGGCCAGGCCGATCGACGACACCGGCATGTTCGTGAAGATGTCCCAGGCGATTCAGTCCCGAGATCCGCAGCAGCAGCAGGCGCTGCTGGGCGATGGCAAGGCCGAGCAGATCATGGGTGATGTGTATCGGAGCTTCTTCACCGCCGATTCGCTGTCGAAATTCGGGCAGACGGTGCGGGATCTGGCCAATACCGGTAATGCGACGCTCTACCACTGCACGGCGGGCAAGGACCGCACCGGCTGGCTCTCGTATGTGACCCTGCGCGCGGTCGGCGTGCCGGAATCGGTTGCACGGCAGGACTATCTGCTCTCCAACCGGTACCGGGCGGCGGCGGACGCGGCCACTCGGGCGCAGCTGAAGCAGGCGGGGTACATGCGGAATCCGGATCTGCTGATCCCGCTGCAGGAAGTCCGCGACGACTACCTCGATATCGCGGTCGATCAGGTGAACAGCCAGTTCGGTGACTTCGGGAAGTTCCTCACCCAGGGACTCGGCCTGGATGCCGGAACCATTCTGAAGCTGCGTAAGAACCTCGTCGGCTGA
- a CDS encoding TetR/AcrR family transcriptional regulator, with translation MSLRERQRRQIRAEIQRAAFELFAHKGFDEVTTEQIAAAAGISPSTYFRHVRSKEDLLLDPVREGGAGITTLLEERPAGESADIALAQSILTRSTTLAAAELEQWRAAFRTAPHLLDRVALITPEHRTRLVELVGERMSLDPRSDSNPGLLVHLMLAAAEFGYLQWLRSADHPGASLLVCVEGALNAVIGERWHTAP, from the coding sequence ATGTCACTACGGGAACGGCAACGCCGTCAGATTCGCGCCGAGATCCAGCGCGCGGCCTTCGAATTGTTCGCGCACAAGGGATTCGACGAGGTCACCACCGAACAGATCGCCGCAGCCGCGGGCATCTCGCCGAGCACCTATTTCCGGCATGTACGAAGCAAGGAAGATCTGCTGCTGGATCCGGTGCGCGAGGGCGGCGCGGGTATCACCACGTTGCTGGAGGAGCGGCCCGCCGGGGAGTCGGCGGATATCGCACTGGCACAGTCGATTCTGACCAGGTCCACCACCTTGGCCGCCGCCGAGCTGGAGCAGTGGCGAGCGGCATTCCGCACGGCCCCGCATCTGCTGGATCGCGTCGCGCTCATCACCCCCGAACATCGCACCCGACTGGTCGAGCTGGTGGGGGAGCGTATGTCGCTCGATCCGCGCTCCGACTCCAATCCCGGCCTGCTGGTTCACCTCATGCTCGCCGCCGCCGAATTCGGATACCTGCAGTGGCTGCGCAGCGCCGATCACCCGGGGGCATCACTGCTGGTCTGTGTCGAAGGCGCGTTGAACGCCGTCATCGGCGAGCGCTGGCATACCGCGCCCTGA
- the kstD gene encoding 3-oxosteroid 1-dehydrogenase — MSENSETFDLVVVGSGAAGMAAALTAAHHGLSAVIVEKAAHWGGSTARSGGGVWIPGNATLRQLAPADDIESARTYLKSITGEYGDAERIDTYIDRGPEALAFLAEHAPLQLNWVPGYSDYYPEAPGGRGHGRSVEPKPFNAKGLGAELATLEPDYAKAPKNFVATQADFRQFHLGLRNPRAPFRALRIGARWAKAQLLRQHLLARGQALSAMLRAGLIGANVPLLLDTPLLELRTEGDRVTGILVRRDGIEQVINARRGVVIASGGFEQSEAMRKQYQRDPIGTDWTVGAKANTGDGIRSGQSLGAAVKFMSDAWWGPSIPLPRTAWFCLAERNLPGSLIVNDRGVRFMNESLPYVEATHRMYGGENGQGDGPGENLPAWLIFDQRYRNRYLFAGLPPRQPLPGRWFKSGILTRANSLPELAEKLGLPADEFQSTVARFNGFAHAGKDQDFGRGESAYDRYYGDPRQQPNPNLGALEQGPYYAAKLVPGDLGTKGGLVTDTAARVLREDGSVIEGLYAAGNASAPVMAHTYAGPGATIGPAIVFGYLAALDAAR; from the coding sequence ATGTCCGAAAACAGTGAAACATTCGATCTGGTGGTCGTCGGCTCGGGTGCGGCCGGAATGGCCGCCGCACTCACCGCCGCCCATCATGGGCTCTCCGCCGTCATCGTGGAGAAGGCCGCGCATTGGGGCGGATCCACCGCCCGCTCCGGTGGGGGAGTGTGGATTCCCGGCAATGCCACACTGCGCCAACTGGCTCCGGCCGACGATATCGAATCCGCCCGCACCTATTTGAAGTCGATCACCGGCGAATACGGAGACGCCGAGCGGATCGACACCTATATCGACAGGGGTCCCGAGGCACTCGCCTTCCTGGCCGAACACGCTCCGCTGCAATTGAATTGGGTGCCGGGCTACTCCGACTACTATCCGGAGGCTCCCGGCGGGCGCGGGCACGGGCGATCCGTCGAACCGAAACCGTTCAATGCCAAGGGGTTGGGCGCGGAGCTGGCGACGCTGGAACCGGACTACGCCAAAGCGCCGAAGAACTTCGTCGCGACCCAGGCCGACTTCCGGCAATTCCATCTGGGTCTGCGCAATCCCCGCGCGCCGTTCCGGGCGCTCCGTATCGGTGCGCGCTGGGCCAAGGCGCAACTCCTGCGCCAGCATCTGCTGGCCCGCGGGCAGGCATTGAGCGCCATGCTGCGCGCGGGTCTCATTGGGGCGAATGTTCCGCTGTTGCTTGATACTCCGCTCCTTGAGCTACGCACCGAAGGCGATCGCGTGACCGGAATTCTGGTGCGGCGCGACGGTATCGAGCAGGTGATCAATGCCCGTCGCGGCGTGGTCATCGCCAGCGGCGGCTTCGAGCAGAGCGAGGCGATGCGCAAGCAGTATCAGCGCGATCCGATCGGCACCGACTGGACCGTGGGCGCGAAGGCCAATACCGGCGACGGCATCCGCTCCGGCCAATCGCTCGGCGCCGCGGTGAAATTCATGTCCGACGCCTGGTGGGGTCCGTCGATCCCGCTCCCGCGTACGGCCTGGTTCTGCCTCGCCGAGCGCAATCTGCCCGGCAGTCTCATCGTCAATGATCGCGGCGTCCGCTTCATGAACGAATCTCTCCCGTATGTCGAGGCGACCCATCGCATGTACGGCGGCGAGAACGGTCAAGGCGACGGGCCCGGTGAAAACCTGCCCGCCTGGCTGATTTTCGACCAGCGCTACCGCAACCGGTATCTCTTCGCGGGCCTGCCGCCGCGTCAGCCGCTGCCCGGCCGCTGGTTCAAATCCGGCATTCTGACGCGAGCGAACTCCCTGCCCGAACTGGCGGAGAAGCTCGGCCTGCCCGCGGACGAATTCCAGTCCACGGTCGCGCGTTTCAACGGATTCGCGCATGCGGGCAAGGATCAGGATTTCGGTCGCGGCGAGAGCGCCTACGACCGCTACTACGGTGATCCCCGGCAGCAGCCGAACCCGAATCTCGGTGCGCTGGAACAGGGTCCGTACTACGCCGCCAAACTGGTCCCGGGCGATCTGGGCACCAAGGGCGGGCTGGTCACAGACACCGCCGCTCGCGTCCTGCGCGAGGACGGCTCCGTCATCGAAGGTCTCTATGCGGCGGGCAATGCCAGCGCCCCCGTCATGGCCCACACCTATGCCGGTCCCGGCGCGACCATCGGCCCCGCCATCGTCTTCGGCTATCTGGCGGCCCTGGACGCCGCCCGCTAG
- a CDS encoding TetR/AcrR family transcriptional regulator C-terminal domain-containing protein yields MSASHPGLSVWTRPRQRARPALNRERIVAEAIALLDAEGIAALSMRTLGTRLNAGATSMYRHVASREELIELAVDEVYGDIEVPVIEGVDQWRPAVIVCAESYRRMILCHPWIAEALPGAGLAHLGPNMLRLNESLFTVFAIAEFPIAEAHLAISTVLGYVVGVCLGEASWLTLVARSGQDEQSCAASMLPVLERIAREHPRIGESIAARGKSSVVEARDAKFRFGLERILDGLETRLPGWSA; encoded by the coding sequence CGGTGTGGACGCGACCCAGGCAACGCGCACGCCCGGCCCTGAATCGAGAGCGCATAGTCGCCGAGGCGATCGCACTGCTCGACGCCGAAGGTATTGCGGCCCTGAGCATGCGAACGCTGGGCACCCGCCTGAACGCCGGCGCGACCTCCATGTATCGCCATGTGGCCAGTCGCGAGGAGCTGATCGAGCTCGCCGTCGACGAGGTCTACGGCGATATCGAGGTGCCCGTGATCGAGGGAGTCGACCAGTGGCGCCCGGCGGTGATCGTCTGCGCCGAGAGCTACCGGCGCATGATCCTGTGCCATCCGTGGATCGCAGAGGCGCTACCCGGCGCGGGACTGGCCCATCTCGGCCCGAATATGCTGCGGCTCAACGAATCCCTGTTCACCGTCTTCGCCATCGCCGAGTTCCCGATCGCCGAGGCCCATCTCGCCATCAGCACCGTGCTCGGCTACGTCGTCGGCGTCTGCCTCGGCGAGGCATCCTGGCTCACCCTGGTCGCCCGCAGCGGCCAGGACGAACAGAGCTGCGCCGCGAGCATGCTCCCGGTACTGGAGCGGATAGCCCGCGAACATCCGCGCATCGGGGAATCCATTGCCGCGCGCGGGAAATCGTCGGTAGTCGAGGCGCGCGACGCCAAATTCCGATTCGGCCTGGAGCGCATTCTGGACGGGCTCGAGACCAGGCTCCCGGGGTGGTCCGCATGA
- a CDS encoding LysR family transcriptional regulator: MTGVEIGRIDPLELEAFVVLAEELHFGRTAARLGLSQPRVSQLLRSLERRVGRRLVERTSRRVELNPLGERLLRDVRPAFDELRRAVVGTRAAGYGLRVGFLGPYFSTLDVPLQRLRERYPECAVTLTQLSWADVYGPLRRGEVDVQICLLPVEQRDLTIGPEIGVFPRRLAIARNHPRATAESLDIEDLAEMTIIAPHTVPPELARTFWPPETTPSGRPIRRGISAITEPEMLGAVAHGAGVFVTTAAMARHFLHPDVVFVPFTGMPDARVVLVWRKDTDNPRVRELAAIAVEQ; the protein is encoded by the coding sequence ATGACCGGTGTGGAGATCGGCCGCATCGACCCCCTGGAGTTGGAGGCCTTCGTCGTCCTGGCCGAGGAGCTCCACTTCGGCCGCACCGCGGCGCGTTTGGGACTTTCCCAGCCCCGGGTCAGTCAACTGCTGCGCTCACTGGAGCGCCGCGTCGGACGGCGGCTGGTCGAGCGCACCAGTCGGCGCGTGGAGCTGAATCCACTGGGGGAGCGACTACTTCGTGATGTACGACCCGCCTTCGACGAATTACGCCGGGCGGTAGTCGGCACCCGGGCGGCGGGCTACGGACTGCGCGTCGGCTTCCTCGGCCCGTACTTCAGCACCCTGGACGTTCCGCTACAGCGCCTGCGCGAGCGTTACCCCGAATGCGCGGTGACCCTCACCCAACTGTCCTGGGCCGATGTCTACGGACCGCTCCGGCGCGGTGAGGTCGATGTCCAGATCTGCCTGCTCCCGGTCGAACAGCGCGACCTCACCATCGGCCCCGAGATCGGCGTCTTCCCAAGGCGATTGGCGATCGCCCGCAACCACCCGCGAGCCACCGCCGAATCCCTGGATATCGAAGACCTCGCCGAAATGACGATCATCGCCCCGCATACGGTCCCGCCCGAGCTGGCCCGCACCTTCTGGCCACCGGAGACCACCCCGTCGGGCCGCCCGATCCGCCGCGGCATCTCCGCCATCACCGAACCCGAGATGCTCGGCGCGGTCGCGCACGGCGCGGGCGTCTTCGTCACCACTGCCGCCATGGCCCGGCACTTCCTGCACCCCGACGTGGTGTTCGTACCCTTCACCGGCATGCCCGATGCCCGGGTCGTTCTGGTGTGGCGCAAGGACACCGACAATCCCCGCGTTCGAGAGTTGGCCGCCATAGCCGTCGAACAGTAA
- the glnA gene encoding type I glutamate--ammonia ligase: protein MAFSTADEVIKFLKEEEVEYVDVRFTDLPGVQQHFSIPAKAFTADLAEEGLAFDGSSVRGFQSIDESDMLLLPDFSTAQLDPFRAAKTLNLNHFVHDPFTREAYSRDPRNVARKAEQYLASTGIADTCYFGAEAEFYIFDSIRYDSAMNGSFYEIDSVSGSWNTGAEYNADGTPNRGYKVRNKGGYFPVAPYDHYVDLRDKISTNLQNAGFELERGHHEVGTAGQAEINYRFNTLLGAADDLQLFKYIVKNTAWQEGKSVTFMPKPLFGDNGSGMHAHQSLWKDGKPLFHDEAGYAGLSDLARHYIGGILHHAPSLLAFTNPTVNSYHRLVPGYEAPINLVYSQRNRSAAIRIPITGANPKAKRIEFRAPDSSGNPYLAFAAMMMAGLDGIKKKIEPQAPVDKDLYELPPEEAKNIPQAPTSLASVIDRLEEDHDYLTEGGVFTTDLIETWIDIKRTQEIAPVNLRPHPYEFELYYDV, encoded by the coding sequence GTGGCGTTCAGCACGGCCGACGAGGTCATCAAGTTCCTCAAGGAGGAGGAGGTCGAATACGTCGACGTACGGTTCACCGACCTCCCCGGAGTGCAGCAGCACTTCTCGATCCCGGCGAAGGCTTTCACGGCCGATCTGGCTGAAGAGGGTCTCGCGTTCGACGGTTCGTCCGTCCGCGGCTTCCAGTCGATCGACGAGTCGGACATGCTGCTGCTGCCCGATTTCAGCACCGCGCAGCTCGACCCGTTCCGCGCTGCCAAGACGCTGAACCTGAACCACTTCGTGCACGACCCGTTCACTCGCGAGGCCTACTCGCGTGACCCGCGCAACGTTGCCCGCAAGGCCGAGCAGTACCTGGCCTCCACCGGCATCGCGGACACCTGCTACTTCGGTGCCGAGGCGGAGTTCTACATCTTCGACTCCATCCGCTACGACTCGGCGATGAACGGCTCGTTCTACGAGATCGACTCGGTCTCGGGTTCCTGGAACACCGGCGCGGAGTACAACGCCGATGGCACCCCGAACCGTGGTTACAAGGTCCGCAACAAGGGTGGTTACTTCCCGGTTGCCCCGTACGACCACTACGTCGACCTGCGCGACAAGATCTCGACCAACCTGCAGAACGCGGGCTTCGAGCTGGAGCGCGGCCACCACGAGGTCGGCACCGCCGGTCAGGCCGAGATCAACTACCGCTTCAACACGCTGCTGGGCGCCGCTGACGACCTGCAGCTGTTCAAGTACATCGTGAAGAACACCGCGTGGCAGGAAGGCAAGTCTGTCACCTTCATGCCGAAGCCCCTCTTCGGTGACAACGGCTCGGGCATGCACGCCCACCAGTCGCTGTGGAAGGACGGCAAGCCGCTGTTCCACGACGAGGCCGGTTACGCGGGCCTGTCGGATCTGGCGCGTCACTACATCGGCGGCATCCTGCACCACGCCCCGTCGCTGCTGGCGTTCACCAACCCGACCGTCAACTCGTACCACCGTCTGGTGCCGGGCTACGAGGCCCCCATCAACCTGGTGTACTCGCAGCGCAACCGCTCGGCCGCGATCCGCATCCCGATCACCGGCGCCAACCCCAAGGCCAAGCGCATCGAGTTCCGTGCGCCCGACTCCTCGGGTAACCCGTACCTGGCCTTCGCCGCCATGATGATGGCCGGCCTGGACGGCATCAAGAAGAAGATCGAGCCCCAGGCTCCGGTCGACAAGGACCTCTACGAGCTGCCGCCCGAGGAGGCCAAGAACATCCCGCAGGCCCCGACCTCGCTGGCGTCGGTCATCGACCGCCTCGAGGAGGATCACGACTACCTCACCGAGGGTGGCGTGTTCACCACCGACCTGATCGAGACCTGGATCGACATCAAGCGCACCCAGGAAATCGCGCCGGTCAACCTGCGGCCGCACCCGTACGAGTTCGAGCTCTACTACGACGTCTAA